Proteins encoded within one genomic window of Conchiformibius steedae:
- a CDS encoding type I restriction-modification system subunit M, whose translation MTSQQQKAELHRRIWQIANDVRGAVDGWDFKQYVLGALFYRFISENFSRFVEDGSFRYAQLPDNNIAPEIKDDLTKSKGYFIYPSQLFENIVKTANTNDNLNTDLANIFQAIESSANGYPSEHDIKGLFADFDITSSRLGNTVADKNKRLAAVLTGVAELDFGSFENNQIDLFGDAYEFLISNYAANAGKSGGEFFTPQNVSKLIAKLALHGQSSVNKIYDPACGSGSLLLQAQKQFDQHIIEEGFFGQEINHTTYNLARMNMFLHNINYDKFNIQLGDTLLKPQLKNDKPFDAIVSNPPYSVKWVGSDDPTLINDERFAPAGVLAPKSKADFAFILHALNYLSSKGRAAIVTFPGIFYRGGAEQKIRQYLVDNNYIETVIALAPNLFYGTSIAVNILVLSKHKSDNRIQFIDASKWFKKETNNNVLTEEHIEQIVNCFADKQDIAHIAKSVAHNDIKANDYNLAVSSYVEAEDTREIIDIEQLNQDISQTVARIAQLRNEIDAVIAEISA comes from the coding sequence ATGACGAGCCAACAGCAAAAAGCCGAACTTCACCGCCGCATTTGGCAGATTGCCAACGACGTGCGCGGCGCAGTAGACGGCTGGGATTTTAAACAATACGTTTTGGGCGCATTGTTTTACCGCTTTATCAGCGAAAACTTTTCCCGTTTTGTAGAAGACGGCAGCTTCCGTTATGCCCAATTACCCGACAACAACATCGCCCCCGAAATCAAAGACGACTTAACCAAAAGCAAAGGCTACTTTATCTACCCCAGCCAATTATTTGAAAACATTGTTAAAACAGCTAACACCAACGACAACCTAAACACCGATTTGGCAAATATTTTTCAAGCCATTGAATCTTCTGCCAACGGCTACCCGTCCGAACACGACATCAAAGGCTTGTTTGCCGATTTTGACATTACCAGCAGCCGCTTGGGCAATACCGTTGCCGACAAAAACAAACGCCTTGCCGCCGTATTAACAGGCGTAGCAGAACTGGATTTCGGCAGCTTTGAAAACAATCAAATTGACCTGTTTGGCGATGCCTACGAATTTCTGATTTCCAACTACGCCGCCAATGCAGGCAAATCAGGCGGAGAATTTTTTACCCCGCAAAACGTATCCAAACTGATTGCCAAACTGGCCCTACACGGACAAAGCAGTGTCAATAAAATCTACGACCCCGCTTGCGGTTCAGGCAGCCTGCTGCTACAAGCCCAAAAGCAATTTGACCAACACATTATTGAAGAAGGTTTTTTCGGGCAAGAAATTAACCACACCACCTACAACCTTGCCCGCATGAATATGTTTTTGCACAACATCAACTACGACAAATTCAATATTCAACTGGGCGACACCCTGCTCAAACCCCAGCTTAAAAACGACAAACCGTTTGATGCCATCGTTTCCAATCCCCCTTATTCCGTTAAATGGGTAGGTTCGGACGACCCCACCCTAATCAACGATGAACGCTTTGCCCCCGCAGGCGTGCTTGCGCCCAAATCCAAAGCCGATTTTGCCTTTATTTTGCACGCGCTTAACTACCTATCGTCAAAAGGACGCGCAGCCATTGTTACCTTCCCCGGTATTTTCTACCGTGGCGGCGCAGAGCAGAAAATCCGTCAATATCTGGTGGACAACAACTACATTGAAACCGTGATTGCCCTTGCCCCCAATCTGTTTTACGGCACCAGCATTGCCGTGAATATTTTGGTATTGTCCAAACACAAAAGTGATAACCGCATTCAATTTATTGATGCCAGCAAATGGTTTAAAAAAGAAACCAACAACAATGTTTTAACCGAAGAACATATTGAACAAATCGTAAACTGCTTTGCCGACAAGCAAGACATTGCCCATATTGCCAAATCGGTGGCGCACAACGACATTAAAGCCAATGATTACAATCTTGCCGTCAGTTCCTATGTAGAAGCGGAAGACACTCGCGAAATCATTGATATTGAACAACTTAACCAAGACATTAGCCAAACCGTTGCCCGTATTGCACAATTACGCAACGAAATTGATGCCGTGATTGCGGAGATTAGCGCATGA
- a CDS encoding restriction endonuclease subunit S — protein sequence MINYLEKLLDGQTVEWKALGEIAIIKTGQAISKQKISDNVGDYPVINSGREPLGYINEWNTENDPIGITTRGAGVGSVTWQDGKYFRGNLNYSVTIKNQAEVNVRFLYHTLLYSQSEIHGLCTFTGIPALNASELKTLEIPIPPLSVQKEIVKILDKMTELEATLEATLEAELTLRNKQYHYYRDKLLSENELAKVGFEWKSLNDITFPTKNIKWKSQDGIFKYIDLTSVDLKNNSITKTTDIDVDNAPSRAQKLVATDDIIFATTRPTQMRVAIIPQEFDGQIASTGYCILRANKMQVLPKWIYFNLSHILFKEYLEENQSGSAYPAISDSKLKEFQIPVPPLAHQAKIVAILDKFDTLTQSISEGLPREIALRRKQYEYYREQLLSFPKS from the coding sequence ATGATAAATTATTTAGAAAAACTGCTGGATGGGCAGACAGTGGAATGGAAAGCGCTTGGGGAAATTGCCATCATTAAAACAGGGCAGGCAATTAGCAAGCAGAAAATTTCTGATAATGTTGGAGATTATCCTGTTATCAATAGTGGTCGTGAGCCGTTAGGCTATATCAATGAGTGGAATACTGAAAATGACCCTATTGGCATTACAACTCGTGGAGCTGGTGTGGGTTCTGTTACTTGGCAAGATGGTAAATATTTCCGTGGAAATCTTAACTATTCGGTGACCATTAAGAATCAAGCTGAGGTAAATGTAAGGTTTCTGTATCACACTTTACTTTATTCACAAAGTGAAATACATGGTTTATGTACTTTTACGGGGATTCCAGCCTTAAATGCCAGTGAGCTAAAGACTTTAGAAATCCCAATCCCACCCTTATCCGTACAAAAAGAAATTGTAAAAATACTTGACAAAATGACAGAGCTGGAAGCTACGCTGGAAGCTACGCTGGAAGCTGAACTTACCCTGCGTAACAAACAATATCACTACTATCGTGATAAATTGCTATCTGAAAATGAATTGGCAAAAGTTGGGTTTGAATGGAAAAGTTTGAATGATATAACATTTCCGACAAAAAATATTAAATGGAAAAGCCAAGATGGTATATTTAAGTATATTGATTTAACTTCCGTAGATTTAAAAAATAATTCAATCACGAAAACTACGGATATTGATGTAGATAATGCGCCGAGCCGAGCTCAAAAACTTGTTGCAACTGATGATATTATCTTTGCAACAACACGACCAACGCAAATGCGTGTAGCTATTATCCCTCAAGAATTTGATGGTCAAATAGCAAGTACAGGTTATTGCATTTTAAGGGCAAATAAAATGCAAGTTTTGCCCAAATGGATTTATTTTAATTTATCCCATATATTATTTAAAGAATATTTGGAAGAGAATCAAAGTGGTTCTGCTTATCCCGCTATTTCGGATAGTAAATTAAAAGAGTTTCAAATCCCTGTCCCACCGCTTGCTCATCAAGCCAAAATCGTTGCCATTTTGGATAAATTTGACACCCTTACCCAATCCATCAGTGAAGGTTTGCCGCGTGAAATCGCGCTGCGCCGCAAGCAATACGAATATTACCGCGAGCAGTTGTTAAGTTTTCCCAAATCATAG